Proteins from a genomic interval of Sphingobacterium lactis:
- the accC gene encoding acetyl-CoA carboxylase biotin carboxylase subunit, which translates to MFKKILIANRGEIALRIIRTCKEMGIQSVAVYSTADRDSLHVRFADEAVCIGPPASKDSYLNIPNIIAAAELTNADAIHPGYGFLSENAKFSAICAEYGIKFIGATADQIEKMGDKASAKETMKRAGVPTIPGSDGLVPDVKTGIKLAQEIGYPVILKATAGGGGRGMRIVWKDEEFEPAWDSARQEAGAAFGNDGIYLEKFVEDPRHIEIQVIGDQYGTVCHLSERDCSIQRRHQKLVEEAPSPFITPELRAKMGEAAILGAQAVKYEGAGTIEFLVDKHRNFYFMEMNTRIQVEHPVTEEVINFDLIKEQIKVAAGIPISGKSYEPTMHAIECRINAEDPFNNFRPSPGKITNFHSPGGHGVRVDTHVYSGYSIPPNYDSMIAKLITVAQTREEAINTMERALSEFVIEGVKTTIPLHLRLMRDPNFRAGNFTTKFMETFDLTEYPDEEVV; encoded by the coding sequence ATGTTCAAAAAAATATTAATTGCAAATAGAGGTGAGATCGCACTTCGCATCATCCGTACCTGTAAGGAAATGGGGATTCAGAGTGTGGCCGTATATTCTACGGCAGACCGCGACAGCTTGCACGTTCGCTTTGCTGATGAAGCGGTTTGTATCGGTCCACCTGCGAGTAAGGATTCTTATTTAAATATTCCAAATATCATTGCTGCAGCGGAATTGACCAATGCAGACGCTATTCACCCAGGTTACGGTTTCCTATCCGAGAATGCTAAATTCTCGGCAATCTGTGCGGAATACGGCATCAAATTTATCGGTGCTACCGCTGATCAGATTGAAAAGATGGGCGATAAAGCATCGGCCAAAGAAACCATGAAGAGAGCCGGCGTGCCTACGATCCCTGGATCGGATGGTTTGGTTCCTGATGTAAAAACAGGTATCAAGTTGGCACAGGAAATCGGATACCCTGTTATCTTGAAAGCTACTGCCGGTGGTGGTGGTCGTGGTATGCGAATCGTTTGGAAAGATGAAGAGTTCGAACCAGCTTGGGATTCAGCACGTCAGGAAGCAGGTGCTGCCTTCGGAAACGATGGTATCTACCTGGAGAAATTCGTGGAAGACCCGAGACACATCGAAATACAAGTTATTGGTGACCAATATGGCACCGTATGTCACCTTTCGGAGCGTGACTGTTCCATCCAACGTAGACACCAAAAATTAGTGGAAGAAGCGCCATCGCCATTCATCACGCCAGAATTGCGTGCGAAAATGGGTGAAGCGGCAATCCTTGGTGCGCAAGCGGTGAAATATGAAGGTGCTGGAACGATTGAGTTCCTAGTGGATAAACACCGCAACTTCTATTTTATGGAAATGAACACCCGTATCCAGGTGGAGCATCCCGTAACGGAAGAAGTGATCAACTTCGATTTGATCAAAGAACAGATCAAGGTTGCTGCAGGCATTCCTATTTCGGGAAAAAGCTACGAACCGACGATGCATGCGATCGAATGTCGTATCAATGCGGAAGATCCGTTCAACAACTTCCGTCCATCGCCAGGTAAAATCACCAATTTCCACTCACCGGGTGGTCACGGTGTTCGCGTAGATACACACGTATATTCCGGATACAGCATTCCGCCAAATTACGATTCCATGATTGCGAAATTGATCACTGTGGCGCAGACACGTGAAGAAGCAATCAATACGATGGAACGCGCACTGAGCGAATTCGTGATCGAAGGCGTAAAAACAACGATCCCATTGCACTTACGTTTGATGCGTGACCCGAACTTCAGAGCGGGGAACTTCACAACGAAATTCATGGAAACTTTCGACCTTACGGAGTATCCAGATGAGGAAGTTGTATAA
- the tatC gene encoding twin-arginine translocase subunit TatC, which yields MSKNIKLIEAIKNKGKNIEAEMSFFDHLEVLRWHIIRSVIAVTVFAILSFTFYDFVFNQIIMGPKNLDFWTYRMMCKVGAALNLEGFCVEKIPFNIINTELAGQFMLQINSCLLMAVALGFPYLLFEVWLFIKPALTEIERKSARGFVLYATLLFIVGALFGYYIVVPLSVNFLANVSLSEEITNQITIDSYLSTIATLTLGCGIIFLLPILIFILSKIGIMTPEFMRASRRYAVIIILVIAAIITPTADVITLLTVSAPMFILYELSIMVSANVKRAKELAEKEFYNTK from the coding sequence ATGTCCAAGAATATTAAACTTATTGAGGCTATCAAGAACAAGGGCAAGAACATTGAGGCAGAAATGTCCTTCTTTGATCACCTGGAGGTCTTGCGGTGGCACATCATCCGTTCTGTAATCGCCGTAACAGTTTTCGCGATCCTATCCTTTACCTTTTACGATTTCGTCTTCAATCAGATCATCATGGGTCCGAAGAACCTTGATTTCTGGACATACCGTATGATGTGTAAAGTAGGTGCGGCGTTGAACCTGGAGGGTTTCTGTGTGGAGAAGATTCCATTCAACATCATCAATACCGAGCTTGCCGGGCAGTTCATGTTACAGATCAACTCCTGTTTGCTGATGGCCGTAGCCCTAGGATTCCCATACCTTCTCTTTGAGGTGTGGCTATTCATTAAGCCGGCATTGACCGAGATCGAGCGGAAGTCAGCCCGTGGATTTGTTCTCTACGCTACACTCCTATTCATTGTAGGTGCGTTATTTGGGTATTACATCGTGGTTCCGTTATCGGTGAACTTCCTTGCGAACGTTTCGTTAAGTGAAGAAATCACCAACCAGATCACCATCGACTCCTACCTATCCACCATCGCTACATTGACATTGGGTTGTGGTATTATCTTCCTGTTACCGATATTGATCTTTATCCTATCGAAGATCGGCATCATGACACCGGAATTCATGCGCGCCAGTCGCCGCTACGCTGTTATCATTATTTTGGTCATCGCAGCGATCATCACACCAACCGCAGATGTTATTACGTTATTAACGGTGAGTGCACCGATGTTCATTCTCTATGAATTGAGTATCATGGTTTCCGCGAATGTGAAACGCGCCAAGGAGTTAGCAGAAAAAGAATTTTACAATACAAAATAG
- the rpiB gene encoding ribose 5-phosphate isomerase B, translating to MSKKVAIGSDHAGFEYKTALVELLNELGYTVQDFGPATADSVDYPDYAHPVASSVENKENELGILICGSANGVAITANKHQGIRAAICWLEEISALARQHNDANIVCIPARFIDLELAKRIVKTFLTTDFEGGRHANRVNKISCA from the coding sequence ATGTCTAAAAAAGTTGCAATCGGCAGTGATCACGCCGGATTTGAGTATAAAACAGCTCTAGTCGAGCTATTGAATGAACTGGGTTATACCGTTCAGGACTTTGGACCTGCTACTGCAGATTCCGTAGATTATCCAGATTACGCGCATCCTGTTGCATCGAGCGTGGAAAACAAGGAAAACGAATTGGGCATCCTGATCTGTGGAAGTGCCAACGGTGTGGCCATTACGGCCAATAAGCACCAAGGTATCCGTGCGGCCATCTGCTGGTTGGAGGAAATCTCCGCACTGGCACGCCAGCACAACGACGCCAACATCGTTTGTATCCCGGCCCGCTTTATTGACCTGGAATTGGCTAAACGCATCGTGAAAACCTTCCTGACAACGGATTTCGAAGGTGGACGCCATGCCAATCGCGTAAACAAAATCAGCTGTGCATAA
- a CDS encoding M28 family peptidase, translating into MKKYLILSFLVPTLFSCSVAQQASQKKYADLLTESSAKAHLTTLASKEFAGRGTGQEGGKKTVEYIAKVFKDLGLKPAVNGSYYQPVALEKQSYVVDNFSINNTPYTNGKDFFVQGNNNSQAFKASEIVVVGYGIQSEKYNDLAGQDIAGKVVLFLNEGDPKDKSGNSLVTGTSTQSDWSTSRFKKAQELTKLNPAMIIAVSPQNTEMIKRFGSRLTGGRFTLRSEGTAANQPTMGIPVANITEEIASQILSANKTSLGQVREQISTTGKPHTFTVKANVDATMGVKKEEFNDPNVLGVIEGTDLKNEVVIISGHYDHDGVLPDGTFFPGADDNGSGTVGVMELAKAFAAAKNDGKGPRRTILFMAFAAEEKGLLGSNFYSQNPIFPLANTVTCLNMDMIGRIDDKHLEGNHNYIHAIGSDMLSSELKQINEKANKDYTQMELDYMYDDPKDPMRIYYRSDQYNLAKHGIPVIFYFSGLHPDYHTPNDTVDKIDFPMMVKREKLVFHTAWDIANRDKKLVVDKPLPTTE; encoded by the coding sequence ATGAAAAAATATCTAATTCTTTCTTTTTTAGTCCCTACGCTTTTCAGCTGCTCCGTAGCTCAGCAAGCTTCTCAAAAGAAGTATGCTGACCTATTGACCGAGTCTTCAGCGAAAGCGCATTTGACAACCCTTGCTTCCAAGGAATTTGCCGGTCGGGGAACCGGACAGGAAGGTGGCAAGAAAACAGTGGAATACATCGCAAAAGTATTCAAGGACCTGGGGTTAAAGCCAGCAGTGAATGGCTCATATTATCAGCCTGTGGCGTTGGAAAAACAATCCTATGTCGTGGATAACTTTTCGATCAACAATACCCCATATACCAACGGAAAGGATTTCTTCGTGCAAGGCAACAACAATAGTCAGGCCTTCAAAGCATCGGAAATTGTTGTGGTTGGATACGGAATCCAATCGGAAAAATACAATGATCTTGCTGGTCAGGACATCGCAGGTAAGGTTGTTTTATTCTTGAACGAAGGCGACCCGAAAGACAAATCTGGCAACTCATTGGTGACAGGTACATCTACCCAATCTGATTGGTCAACCAGTCGATTCAAAAAAGCACAGGAACTTACGAAATTGAATCCTGCGATGATCATCGCCGTAAGCCCTCAGAATACGGAAATGATCAAACGCTTTGGCTCTCGTTTAACTGGTGGCCGTTTCACACTTCGTTCTGAAGGAACAGCAGCGAACCAACCAACCATGGGCATTCCTGTTGCGAACATCACCGAAGAAATTGCCAGCCAGATCCTAAGTGCAAATAAAACCTCATTAGGGCAAGTCAGAGAACAGATCTCCACCACCGGAAAGCCACATACGTTTACCGTAAAAGCGAACGTAGATGCTACGATGGGCGTGAAGAAAGAAGAATTCAACGATCCAAATGTACTGGGTGTTATCGAAGGTACGGATCTGAAAAACGAGGTGGTTATTATCTCAGGTCACTACGACCACGATGGTGTGCTTCCTGATGGAACTTTCTTCCCAGGTGCGGATGACAATGGATCGGGAACAGTGGGCGTAATGGAATTGGCTAAAGCATTTGCAGCAGCTAAGAACGACGGCAAGGGACCACGTAGAACAATTCTTTTCATGGCTTTCGCAGCGGAGGAAAAAGGATTGCTAGGATCAAACTTCTATTCCCAGAATCCAATTTTCCCATTGGCCAACACCGTAACTTGTTTAAATATGGACATGATCGGTCGTATCGATGACAAACACTTAGAAGGTAACCACAATTATATCCACGCCATCGGTTCGGATATGTTGAGCTCGGAATTGAAACAGATCAACGAGAAAGCCAACAAGGATTACACCCAAATGGAATTGGATTACATGTACGACGATCCGAAGGATCCAATGCGCATCTATTACCGTTCTGATCAGTACAACTTGGCTAAGCATGGTATCCCGGTAATTTTCTACTTCTCCGGTCTTCACCCTGATTACCATACACCAAACGATACAGTGGATAAAATTGATTTTCCAATGATGGTAAAACGTGAGAAATTGGTTTTCCATACCGCTTGGGATATCGCAAACCGTGATAAAAAATTAGTGGTCGATAAACCGCTTCCTACAACGGAATAA
- a CDS encoding ABC transporter ATP-binding protein → MLRIQSLSYSYRSNRNILWNITTALQPGNIYGLLGLNGEGKTTLLKNIVGMLIPKDGEITLNGMKSSERTAAYLNDVYFLPDHSQLPDLRIAEFGRLYGAFYSRFDQEQYEQCIREFSIPTDHRLKSLSLGQHRKVHLAFALACNTSILLMDEPTNGLDIPSKAIFRKLLTRFFSEEKAFVIATHQIRDVDALLDHLLIMKSGSLVLDESIYNLSKTYRISHAASDAPQAIYEQEELSGAYYLVPNETNEESKMNIEFIFNAFTSNTKVKEL, encoded by the coding sequence ATGTTACGCATTCAATCGCTATCATATTCCTACCGGTCCAACCGTAATATCCTCTGGAATATTACCACGGCATTGCAACCGGGAAATATCTATGGTCTTCTCGGACTCAACGGAGAAGGCAAGACCACGCTGTTAAAGAATATCGTAGGAATGTTGATTCCTAAGGATGGAGAAATCACGCTGAATGGAATGAAAAGCTCGGAACGAACTGCTGCATACCTGAACGATGTGTACTTTCTTCCCGATCACAGCCAACTTCCCGACTTGCGGATTGCGGAATTCGGCAGGCTTTACGGTGCTTTCTACAGCCGTTTTGATCAAGAACAATATGAACAATGTATCCGTGAATTCAGTATTCCAACAGATCATCGGTTGAAATCACTATCCTTGGGACAACACCGGAAGGTACACTTGGCCTTCGCCTTGGCCTGCAACACATCCATCCTATTGATGGATGAGCCGACAAATGGCTTGGATATACCCTCCAAGGCTATCTTTCGAAAACTGTTGACTCGATTCTTCAGCGAAGAAAAAGCCTTCGTGATTGCTACGCATCAGATCCGCGATGTCGATGCCCTGCTTGATCACTTATTGATCATGAAAAGTGGAAGCCTTGTTCTGGATGAGAGCATTTACAACCTATCCAAGACCTACCGTATCAGTCATGCTGCCTCCGATGCACCGCAAGCAATCTACGAACAGGAAGAGCTTTCCGGAGCCTATTACCTCGTACCCAATGAAACGAATGAGGAATCCAAGATGAATATTGAATTTATCTTCAACGCGTTTACGAGCAACACCAAAGTGAAAGAACTATGA
- a CDS encoding GntR family transcriptional regulator, whose protein sequence is MHFQSDKPIYLQIIDLVMEKILTEEWAVGEKIPSVRDLASGIEVNPNTVMRSYDKLQQDGIIFNKRGLGFFVSEEAKTLILHEKRTAFLEVEAPKFFQNAKLLNISIDELVERYKSNEL, encoded by the coding sequence GTGCATTTTCAATCCGATAAGCCCATATATCTGCAGATTATCGACCTGGTGATGGAAAAGATCCTCACGGAAGAATGGGCCGTTGGGGAGAAGATCCCCTCGGTACGTGATTTGGCATCCGGCATTGAGGTCAATCCCAATACGGTCATGCGATCGTACGATAAGCTGCAGCAGGATGGTATTATCTTCAACAAAAGAGGGTTGGGATTCTTTGTCTCCGAGGAGGCCAAAACCCTGATCCTGCACGAAAAGAGAACGGCATTTCTCGAGGTTGAAGCGCCGAAGTTCTTCCAGAATGCCAAGTTATTGAACATCAGTATTGATGAATTAGTAGAACGATATAAGTCTAATGAATTATGA
- a CDS encoding ferritin, with translation MDTNRLSKAMETSLIKQMTKENQASQIYLALGIWADTKGYGGVSNFLFRHAQEERNHMIKIMMYILERGGTPKVEAVEAPKVAPKSMTDCFDLVLKHEIDNTNAIYGLVNQSMEEKDWATWNFAQWFVKEQIEEEKLALDLIDKLKIAGGDRASDESLFNLDKYLADAPDEVTLARESTADSPE, from the coding sequence ATGGATACCAACAGACTTTCGAAAGCGATGGAAACATCGTTGATCAAACAGATGACAAAGGAAAATCAAGCTTCACAGATCTATTTAGCATTAGGGATCTGGGCAGATACGAAGGGTTATGGCGGCGTTTCCAACTTTCTGTTCCGTCATGCACAGGAAGAGCGCAACCATATGATTAAGATCATGATGTATATTTTGGAACGCGGCGGTACACCAAAGGTGGAAGCTGTCGAAGCACCAAAAGTTGCTCCGAAAAGCATGACCGATTGCTTTGATCTGGTCCTGAAACATGAGATTGATAATACCAACGCTATTTATGGGTTAGTAAATCAATCCATGGAAGAAAAGGACTGGGCAACCTGGAACTTTGCACAATGGTTCGTGAAAGAACAGATCGAAGAAGAGAAACTAGCCCTTGATTTAATTGACAAGCTAAAAATTGCCGGAGGCGATCGTGCTTCTGATGAATCCTTGTTCAATTTGGACAAGTACTTGGCTGACGCTCCAGATGAAGTGACATTGGCGCGAGAGTCCACGGCAGATAGCCCTGAATAG
- a CDS encoding DnaJ C-terminal domain-containing protein has translation MAFLDYYKVLGLDKSASQDDIKKAYRKLARKFHPDMNPNDEDAKKKFQEINEANEVLTDPEKRKKYDQYGENWKHGEEYERAQQQYRQQGGSAGGQNPFEGFDFNNYSGNYDTGEYSDFFEDLFGSRFGGGRSSGRRGSYRGQDYETMLEITLLQASESHKQTFTVNGKNIRITVPAGVEDGQKIKLKGQGGEGVNGGPKGDLYITFSIKPDPRFNRKGNDLYTNIDIDLPTALLGGETIVDTLTGKINVKIKPETQNGAKIRLKGKGFPVYKKDGEFGDLYAEIHVKLPTNLSAEQKEIVQKLADSLK, from the coding sequence ATGGCGTTTTTAGATTACTATAAAGTGCTAGGATTAGATAAATCCGCGAGTCAGGATGATATTAAGAAGGCCTATCGGAAATTGGCCAGAAAATTCCATCCGGACATGAATCCCAACGATGAGGATGCAAAGAAGAAATTTCAGGAGATCAACGAGGCCAATGAGGTGCTGACCGATCCGGAGAAGCGCAAGAAATATGACCAATATGGCGAAAACTGGAAGCACGGTGAAGAATACGAGCGTGCGCAACAACAATACCGTCAGCAAGGTGGATCTGCCGGTGGTCAGAATCCATTTGAAGGCTTTGATTTCAACAATTATAGCGGAAACTACGATACTGGCGAATATTCAGATTTCTTTGAAGACCTCTTCGGTTCGCGGTTCGGCGGTGGCCGGAGCTCCGGAAGACGTGGCAGTTACAGAGGACAGGACTATGAAACCATGTTGGAGATTACACTTCTTCAGGCTTCGGAATCACACAAACAGACCTTTACCGTCAATGGTAAGAATATCCGAATCACCGTTCCTGCCGGCGTAGAGGATGGACAGAAGATCAAGCTGAAAGGCCAAGGTGGCGAAGGGGTTAATGGTGGACCGAAAGGAGACCTATACATTACCTTCAGCATCAAACCTGACCCTCGTTTCAATCGAAAGGGAAATGACCTCTACACCAATATCGATATTGACCTACCAACGGCTTTGCTGGGCGGGGAAACCATCGTCGATACATTGACCGGAAAAATCAATGTTAAGATCAAACCGGAAACGCAGAATGGAGCAAAGATCAGATTGAAAGGAAAGGGATTTCCGGTGTATAAAAAGGATGGTGAATTTGGCGATCTCTATGCAGAGATCCATGTAAAATTACCGACCAACCTATCAGCAGAGCAGAAAGAAATCGTTCAGAAATTAGCAGATTCATTAAAATAA
- a CDS encoding chaperone modulator CbpM: MEKTLFRVIDICRTNNIEQAFIQELHSNGLIEIIVQEEQEYLEEEQVLHVERYSTWHYELELNVQGIEVVHNLIEKIEDLQRELRYLRADKDI; encoded by the coding sequence ATGGAAAAGACATTATTTAGAGTAATCGACATCTGCCGGACCAATAACATTGAGCAGGCATTCATCCAAGAGCTGCACAGCAACGGATTGATCGAGATAATTGTTCAGGAGGAACAGGAATACCTGGAGGAAGAGCAGGTGCTGCATGTAGAGCGTTATTCCACATGGCATTACGAATTGGAACTGAATGTTCAGGGGATAGAAGTCGTCCACAACCTGATCGAGAAGATTGAAGATTTACAACGGGAGCTACGTTATCTGCGTGCGGATAAAGATATTTAA
- a CDS encoding phosphoribosylaminoimidazolesuccinocarboxamide synthase gives MEKIYQGKTKDVYRLGDHQILLQFKDDVTGENGVFDPGANTVGLTIAGAGRSGLKMTTYFFEVLNRLGIPTHFVSSDIDKVQMIVKEAQVLGKGLEVICRYRAVGSFLRRYAAYCEEGQPLDSFVEVTIKDDERGDPVISEDALAMLGILTTENYQVLKSLTQKICGVVKDELAKKGLELYDIKLEFGYDKADNTLLLIDEISGGNMRVYKDGTYIPPLELEKLFLS, from the coding sequence ATGGAAAAAATCTATCAAGGGAAAACCAAGGATGTCTACCGTCTTGGTGACCATCAAATCTTATTGCAGTTCAAGGATGACGTTACGGGCGAGAATGGTGTTTTCGACCCGGGCGCAAATACCGTGGGCCTGACCATTGCAGGAGCTGGAAGATCTGGATTGAAAATGACAACCTATTTCTTCGAGGTCCTGAATAGACTAGGGATTCCCACCCATTTTGTCTCTTCGGATATTGACAAGGTGCAAATGATCGTAAAGGAAGCGCAGGTATTGGGAAAGGGACTGGAAGTCATCTGTCGATATCGTGCCGTAGGCAGCTTTCTGCGCAGATATGCCGCCTATTGTGAAGAAGGCCAGCCATTGGATAGTTTTGTCGAAGTAACTATTAAGGATGATGAACGCGGTGATCCTGTTATTTCGGAAGATGCCTTGGCCATGCTTGGCATCCTGACCACCGAAAACTACCAGGTGCTGAAATCCCTGACCCAAAAGATTTGTGGCGTCGTGAAAGACGAGTTGGCAAAGAAAGGATTGGAGTTGTATGACATCAAACTGGAATTCGGATACGATAAGGCAGATAACACCCTTCTATTGATCGATGAAATTTCAGGAGGAAATATGCGGGTGTATAAGGATGGTACGTATATCCCACCCTTGGAACTGGAAAAATTATTCCTTTCCTAA
- a CDS encoding energy transducer TonB, giving the protein MKTNYFHLLLTMFLCMLSYLSFGQSNVGKANEQYTQSEPDRPAAPVGGMEAFREYVEKNYRFPKEALSAKVWGNTKISFVVSKTGKLKDFKVLNDDTGYGTAEELIRVVEESQNEIEWIPGIANGKLVNVKYSLPINLRTLKKKLRK; this is encoded by the coding sequence ATGAAAACCAATTATTTCCACTTGCTATTGACGATGTTTCTGTGTATGTTGAGTTACCTTTCCTTTGGCCAAAGTAACGTTGGAAAAGCGAATGAGCAGTATACCCAATCGGAACCTGATCGCCCAGCTGCACCTGTTGGTGGGATGGAGGCTTTCCGGGAGTACGTCGAGAAAAATTACCGTTTCCCAAAGGAAGCCTTATCGGCCAAAGTTTGGGGGAACACGAAGATTTCCTTTGTGGTGTCCAAGACCGGAAAATTAAAGGACTTTAAAGTGCTGAACGATGATACAGGATACGGCACGGCGGAGGAACTGATCCGCGTTGTGGAAGAAAGCCAGAATGAAATTGAGTGGATTCCGGGAATTGCAAACGGGAAACTGGTCAATGTAAAATATAGCCTTCCAATAAACCTACGAACACTAAAAAAGAAATTGCGGAAATAG
- a CDS encoding energy transducer TonB has product MAYLLISNLALALFFLIYRFGLKRLTFFNLNRWYLLGSIFIAYLTPLVLFIDIRVPELMELTLPAIDLSLHGSTGPDLGSSAGNTVGWENRILENWIPFLYWLGVLLSLVWLGYRLVLLLSRKHSQNISGNYSFFHLINIADGNNASPLISAHEALHIRQGHSYDILFVEIVRTFNWFNPILHWIRQELKFQHECIVDSHFSEDRVAYAELLIANAMHVHPHQLSHEFSNKSILKERINMIFKDKSKSRNRFLYLAILPMAVLLFGFSINSKSTNKNTTFLVADTVSSGMESASLINAKDGKTSNSNSIATNSQPIEEGSQSDVFNFDEIDEQPTYPGGINQFRLDVANAVVFPKAAIDARAKGKVELVFVIDKKGMPTDIKIQKDLGFGLSEAGIKALKKSKKWTPGKHKGKLAAVRFILPLQFDLSQ; this is encoded by the coding sequence ATGGCTTACCTACTGATATCGAATCTAGCACTTGCGCTCTTTTTCCTGATCTATAGATTTGGATTGAAGAGACTGACATTTTTCAATTTAAACCGCTGGTATTTATTGGGCAGCATCTTTATCGCCTACCTGACTCCATTGGTATTATTCATTGATATTCGTGTGCCAGAGCTAATGGAATTAACTTTGCCGGCAATCGATCTGTCCTTGCATGGATCGACAGGTCCAGATCTGGGTTCCAGTGCTGGCAATACGGTCGGTTGGGAAAATCGAATACTAGAAAATTGGATTCCGTTCCTGTACTGGTTAGGTGTGCTTTTATCTCTTGTTTGGCTGGGCTATAGGCTTGTGCTTTTATTATCTAGGAAACATTCCCAGAACATATCCGGGAACTATTCATTCTTCCATCTGATTAATATTGCAGATGGAAATAATGCATCACCTTTGATCAGCGCACATGAAGCATTGCATATTCGGCAAGGACATAGCTACGATATTTTATTTGTTGAAATCGTTCGTACATTCAATTGGTTCAACCCCATCTTGCATTGGATTCGACAAGAACTGAAATTCCAGCATGAATGTATCGTCGATAGCCATTTTTCCGAAGACAGGGTGGCGTATGCCGAACTGTTGATCGCCAATGCCATGCATGTTCATCCGCATCAATTGAGTCATGAGTTTTCCAATAAATCAATTTTAAAAGAAAGGATAAACATGATATTTAAGGATAAATCAAAATCAAGGAATAGATTTTTATATCTGGCCATCTTGCCGATGGCAGTTCTGCTATTTGGGTTTTCAATCAATAGCAAATCTACAAACAAGAATACCACATTTCTTGTGGCCGATACAGTAAGCTCCGGAATGGAGAGCGCATCTTTAATCAACGCAAAAGATGGAAAAACCAGTAATTCTAATTCGATTGCTACAAATTCACAACCAATAGAAGAAGGTAGTCAATCTGATGTTTTCAATTTTGATGAGATCGACGAACAACCTACTTATCCCGGTGGCATCAATCAATTTAGATTGGATGTGGCAAATGCAGTCGTTTTTCCGAAAGCAGCAATCGATGCAAGAGCCAAAGGTAAAGTCGAATTGGTTTTTGTGATAGACAAAAAAGGTATGCCGACTGATATAAAAATTCAGAAGGATTTAGGTTTTGGTCTAAGTGAAGCTGGGATTAAGGCACTTAAAAAGTCCAAGAAATGGACTCCTGGAAAACATAAAGGAAAGCTGGCAGCGGTCAGATTTATTTTGCCGCTTCAATTTGATCTTTCTCAATGA
- a CDS encoding BlaI/MecI/CopY family transcriptional regulator, whose product MDELKELTKAEEQIMHELWEMEGGFVKDIIERLPEPKPAYNTVSTIIRILETKGFVDHESFGKSHRYFPKIEKEEYKKLITGKLLKGYFENSASSMLSFFLEEKKLDVQDLDEIMKLIQQHKK is encoded by the coding sequence ATGGACGAATTAAAAGAACTGACTAAGGCTGAGGAACAGATCATGCATGAGCTCTGGGAAATGGAGGGGGGCTTTGTGAAGGATATCATCGAGCGCCTACCAGAACCGAAGCCTGCCTACAACACGGTATCAACAATCATTAGGATCCTCGAGACCAAGGGTTTCGTGGACCATGAATCTTTTGGAAAAAGCCATCGCTATTTTCCGAAGATTGAAAAAGAGGAGTATAAAAAACTAATAACCGGAAAACTCTTAAAAGGTTATTTTGAAAATTCTGCAAGCTCCATGCTCTCCTTCTTTTTGGAGGAGAAAAAATTGGATGTGCAGGATTTGGATGAGATCATGAAACTTATTCAGCAACATAAGAAATAA
- the arfB gene encoding alternative ribosome rescue aminoacyl-tRNA hydrolase ArfB, which yields MNVNREQLLQELTFKASRSGGKGGQHVNKVSSKVLLSWDVQQSAALTEEQKQRIAERLANRISKEGLLQLDSSIDRSQIRNKELAIERFFLLIEDALKVDKKRIPTKTPKSVILNRLDRKKKQSDKKADRQWRIKD from the coding sequence ATGAATGTAAATCGTGAACAGCTCCTCCAGGAGCTTACTTTTAAGGCGTCCCGTTCGGGAGGGAAGGGTGGACAACATGTTAACAAGGTGTCTTCCAAAGTGTTGTTGAGTTGGGACGTGCAGCAAAGTGCCGCATTGACCGAGGAACAGAAGCAGCGAATTGCGGAACGATTGGCAAATCGCATTTCCAAAGAAGGGCTATTGCAATTGGATTCCTCCATTGATCGCTCCCAGATCCGAAACAAGGAACTCGCCATTGAGCGTTTCTTCCTCTTGATCGAAGATGCCCTGAAGGTAGATAAGAAAAGAATCCCCACAAAAACCCCGAAGTCCGTCATCCTGAACCGGCTGGATCGCAAGAAAAAACAGAGCGACAAAAAAGCCGATCGCCAATGGCGAATTAAGGATTGA